Proteins encoded in a region of the Stieleria neptunia genome:
- a CDS encoding formyltetrahydrofolate deformylase, with product MEVVITALGPDNVGLADPIIHYVTGQGARITEIQMYDHDEEQLFAMLCRISIDREHFETLQSAMRQIGDHTGLAIRVWSPDRRKTPRLAICCTYVEHTPRAILESIRDGRIAAEASVILSNRKKLAPLAQEFDVPYHRIGDETGKADDAEMIRLLDQYDVDYVILARYMRVLPPSTCWQFAGGRIINLHHGLLPGFPGFRPYHDAFAARMLTYGATCHFIIPELDAGNQTINQRTFSVDPGTNLETIIARGEKENEPACLAEGVRRVVDREVQLHFHRVTARKRA from the coding sequence ATGGAAGTCGTCATCACTGCACTCGGGCCTGACAATGTCGGGCTGGCCGATCCGATCATTCACTATGTCACCGGCCAGGGGGCACGGATCACCGAAATCCAGATGTATGACCACGACGAAGAACAGTTGTTCGCGATGTTGTGCCGGATTTCCATCGATCGGGAACATTTCGAGACGCTGCAGTCGGCCATGCGACAAATTGGCGACCACACCGGATTGGCGATTCGGGTCTGGAGCCCGGACCGTCGAAAAACGCCCCGCCTGGCGATCTGCTGCACCTACGTCGAACACACCCCGCGGGCGATCCTGGAATCGATTCGTGACGGGCGGATCGCCGCCGAAGCCTCCGTGATCCTGTCCAACCGCAAGAAACTCGCTCCGCTGGCCCAGGAATTTGACGTTCCCTATCACCGCATCGGAGACGAGACCGGGAAAGCCGACGATGCCGAAATGATCCGGCTGCTGGACCAATACGACGTCGACTATGTGATCCTGGCTCGCTACATGCGCGTGCTGCCGCCGAGCACCTGCTGGCAATTCGCCGGTGGCCGCATCATCAATCTGCATCACGGGCTGCTGCCGGGCTTTCCCGGATTTCGCCCCTACCATGATGCCTTTGCCGCCCGCATGTTGACCTATGGCGCGACCTGCCATTTCATCATTCCCGAACTCGACGCGGGGAACCAGACGATCAATCAACGCACCTTCAGCGTCGATCCGGGCACCAATCTGGAAACCATCATCGCCCGCGGCGAAAAAGAAAACGAACCGGCGTGCCTGGCCGAAGGTGTCCGACGCGTCGTCGATCGCGAAGTCCAATTGCACTTCCACCGCGTCACCGCTCGCAAACGGGCGTAG
- a CDS encoding tetratricopeptide repeat-containing sulfotransferase family protein — protein sequence MYLNTLSQSRPTMEVAPDVLDALLESVCNRAGKSVRQSNQVFIQRSRQRLSRNAFDIQALHVVAASSLVHQQPAKTLELLERDGEAFARDAVGNRLAGYAWLVRQDTGRARHSFDQAVRLDPNQPDCWKWLGQIAECDDQYEQAAEYYERGVLFDDGGHDSALALSRLHARQRQLKDAIHTLRVSLIRDRRSPKLNFALARLLDRRAIVLGRKRKFLIQQRLRQEALECYRVVNASAPTSQSLLMQGRLQQQLLDHSAARVSFQKAVELDPTSAKAFSHLASANVDFGDIEIALGQFEQSIRLDPQRAEAHFRYARAKRFQPGGPTRGYLDQLEQLLCEAGEARQKQVYLNFAIAKVYDDIGDYDRAWQHYDRANRLKSLPSKRPGKTPPRTPSVPPTPPTSPTDEAWFESLAVHATQHYTADFFRSMRGAGHPSRTPIFIVGMPRSGTTLTEQILSSHPEIAGAGELNHINQIRQEMSRLHAPAVDHQAAWSRYPELLGAMDPSELNQHAARYLEQLDRFRTRERHVTDKMPTNFMHLGLIATLFPGATVIHCRRNPMDVFVSCYCQNLNAPFCDLDQLVHYHRNYRRLMAHWERVLPIKIHTNDYESLVADPETQTRDLIRHCGLPWDDACLQFHSNDRAVHTPSKWQVRQPMYRSSVEKWRRFEKHLAPIADKVFAQIAAEVA from the coding sequence ATGTATCTCAACACCCTGTCACAATCCCGTCCCACGATGGAAGTCGCCCCCGACGTTCTCGATGCGTTGCTGGAGTCGGTCTGCAACCGCGCCGGGAAATCGGTGCGGCAGTCCAATCAAGTGTTCATTCAACGATCGCGACAACGGCTTTCCCGCAACGCGTTTGACATCCAAGCGCTGCATGTCGTGGCGGCCTCGTCGTTGGTCCATCAGCAACCGGCAAAGACGTTGGAACTGTTGGAACGCGACGGCGAAGCGTTCGCGCGGGATGCCGTCGGCAATCGGCTCGCCGGTTATGCCTGGTTGGTCCGTCAAGACACCGGTCGGGCGAGACATTCGTTCGACCAGGCGGTGCGTTTGGATCCGAACCAGCCCGATTGCTGGAAATGGTTGGGCCAGATCGCCGAATGCGACGATCAATACGAGCAAGCCGCGGAGTACTACGAGCGAGGCGTATTGTTTGATGACGGAGGCCATGACTCGGCGCTGGCGCTTTCGCGTTTACACGCCCGCCAACGTCAACTCAAGGACGCGATCCACACCTTGCGCGTCTCGCTGATACGCGATCGCCGTTCGCCAAAACTGAATTTCGCCCTCGCGCGTCTGTTGGACCGACGGGCGATCGTGTTGGGGCGGAAACGAAAGTTTCTGATCCAGCAGAGGCTGCGGCAGGAGGCCTTGGAGTGCTATCGAGTCGTCAACGCGTCCGCACCCACCAGCCAAAGCTTGTTGATGCAAGGACGCCTGCAACAACAGCTCTTGGACCATTCGGCCGCCAGGGTCTCGTTCCAAAAAGCCGTGGAGCTGGACCCGACGTCGGCCAAAGCGTTCAGTCATTTGGCGAGCGCCAACGTCGATTTCGGAGACATCGAAATCGCGTTGGGACAATTCGAACAATCGATCCGGCTGGATCCCCAACGGGCCGAAGCCCATTTCCGTTACGCACGCGCCAAACGCTTTCAACCCGGCGGTCCGACACGAGGTTATCTGGACCAATTGGAACAGCTGCTCTGCGAAGCCGGTGAGGCGAGACAAAAACAGGTTTACCTGAACTTTGCGATCGCCAAGGTGTACGACGACATCGGCGATTACGATCGGGCTTGGCAGCATTACGATCGGGCGAATCGACTGAAGTCGCTGCCGTCGAAACGGCCCGGTAAGACGCCGCCGCGGACGCCGTCGGTGCCGCCGACACCGCCAACGTCGCCGACGGACGAAGCTTGGTTTGAATCGCTGGCCGTGCATGCGACACAACACTACACCGCGGATTTTTTTCGTTCCATGCGTGGGGCGGGCCATCCGAGTCGAACGCCGATCTTCATCGTCGGGATGCCGCGTTCGGGCACCACGCTGACCGAACAGATCCTCAGCAGCCATCCCGAGATCGCCGGTGCGGGGGAATTGAATCACATCAATCAAATTCGCCAGGAGATGTCGCGGTTGCATGCCCCCGCGGTGGACCATCAGGCGGCGTGGAGTCGTTACCCGGAGTTGTTGGGGGCGATGGATCCGAGTGAGTTAAATCAACACGCCGCGCGGTATCTGGAACAACTGGATCGATTCCGCACGCGGGAGCGACATGTGACCGACAAGATGCCGACCAATTTCATGCATCTCGGGTTGATCGCAACGCTGTTTCCCGGTGCGACCGTGATTCATTGCCGGCGCAATCCGATGGACGTTTTCGTGTCGTGTTATTGCCAGAACCTGAATGCCCCGTTTTGCGACCTGGACCAACTGGTTCATTATCATCGCAACTACCGGCGGTTGATGGCGCATTGGGAACGTGTCTTGCCGATCAAGATTCACACCAACGACTACGAGTCACTGGTCGCGGATCCGGAGACCCAGACCCGCGATTTGATCCGTCATTGTGGATTGCCGTGGGACGACGCCTGTCTGCAATTTCATTCCAACGATCGGGCCGTGCACACGCCCAGCAAGTGGCAGGTTCGTCAACCGATGTATCGGTCATCGGTGGAAAAATGGCGTCGCTTTGAAAAGCATTTGGCGCCGATCGCCGACAAGGTGTTTGCCCAGATCGCCGCGGAAGTAGCGTAA